A region of Arabidopsis thaliana chromosome 5, partial sequence DNA encodes the following proteins:
- a CDS encoding Pectin lyase-like superfamily protein (Pectin lyase-like superfamily protein; FUNCTIONS IN: polygalacturonase activity; INVOLVED IN: carbohydrate metabolic process; LOCATED IN: cellular_component unknown; EXPRESSED IN: central cell; CONTAINS InterPro DOMAIN/s: Pectin lyase fold/virulence factor (InterPro:IPR011050), Glycoside hydrolase, family 28 (InterPro:IPR000743), Pectin lyase fold (InterPro:IPR012334), Parallel beta-helix repeat (InterPro:IPR006626); BEST Arabidopsis thaliana protein match is: Pectin lyase-like superfamily protein (TAIR:AT4G35670.1); Has 30201 Blast hits to 17322 proteins in 780 species: Archae - 12; Bacteria - 1396; Metazoa - 17338; Fungi - 3422; Plants - 5037; Viruses - 0; Other Eukaryotes - 2996 (source: NCBI BLink).), translated as MEDMVTIQKNGDIPAFVRVTTQWHGLMSFPETILRISILINFICFGLVNGQIYNVLKFGAEGDGQTDDSNAFLQAWNATCGGEENINTLFIPSGKTYLLQPIEFKGPCKSTSIKLQLDGIIVAPSNITSWSNPKSQTWISFSGVPGLMIDGSGTINGRGSSFWEALHICNCNNLTINGITSIDSPKSHISIKNCHYVAISKINILAPENSPNTDGIDISYSTNVNIFDSTIQTGDDCIAINTGSSSINITQVNCGPGHGISVGSLGADGENAAVSDVYVTQCTFNKTTNGARIKTWQGGQGYARNISFENITLINVQNPIIIDQQYTDKVLLDATKDSAVAISSVKYVGFQGTTLNEDAIMLKCSAITYCKDMVIDDIEVTMENGEKPKVECENVEGESSDNDLMRECFNSNSTFSGGSVGGFGWVYECPCVRMGGPNWRFSSRISRTFLDPSSFHVH; from the exons ATGGAAGACATGGTTACAATCCAAAAGAACGGTGATATACCCGCATTCGTCCGCGTTACCACTCAATGGCATGGTCTCATGTCATTTCCT GAAACCATACTACGTATATCcatattgataaattttatcTGTTTTGGTCTTGTAAACGGCCAAATTTACAATGTACTCAAATTTGGTGCTGAAGGAGATGGTCAAACCGATGATTCAAAT GCTTTTTTACAAGCATGGAACGCTACATGTGGtggagaagaaaacataaatacacTTTTTATTCCCTCTGGAAAAACATATTTACTTCAACCTATTGAGTTCAAAGGTCCTTGTAAATCTACCTCCATAAAACTTCAG TTGGATGGTATCATTGTCGCACCTAGCAACATCACATCATGGTCCAACCCCAAATCTCAAACGTGGATTAGTTTTTCAGGTGTGCCTGGTCTAATGATTGATGGTTCAGGAACGATAAATGGTCGTGGTTCTTCCTTTTGGGAG GCACTACATATATGCAATTGTAATAATCTCACGATAAACGGGATAACTTCGATTGATAGTCCAAAAAGtcatatatcaatcaaaaattGCCATTATGTTGCAATAtcgaaaataaatattttggcaCCTGAGAATAGTCCCAACACAGATGGTATTGATATAAGTTACTCGACGAATGTCAATATATTTGACTCTACAATTCAAACTG GAGATGATTGCATAGCAATCAACACTGGAAGTTCCAGTATCAACATCACACAAGTGAATTGTGGACCTGGTCATGGAATAAG TGTGGGAAGTCTTGGAGCTGATGGAGAAAATGCAGCAGTTAGTGATGTTTACGTGACTCAGTGTACTTTTAATAAAACGACGAATGGAGCTAGAATTAAGACATGGCAG GGTGGACAAGGTTATGCAAGAAACATAAGTTTTGAGAATATCACACTCATTAACGTACAAAATCCAATTATAATTGACCAACAATATACTGATAAAGTACTTCTTGATGCCACTAAG gaTTCAGCGGTGGCAATTAGCAGTGTAAAATATGTTGGTTTTCAAGGAACAACACTTAACGAAGATGCTATAATGCTTAAATGTAGTGCCATCACATATTGTAAAGACATGGTCATAGATGATATTGAAGTTACCAtggaaaatggagaaaaaccTAAAGTTGAATGTGAAAATGTTGAAGGAGAATCCAGTGACAATGATTTGATGCGCGAGTGCTTTAATAGTAATAGTACTTTCAGTGGCGGA TCTGTAGGTGGCTTTGGCTGGGTTTACGAATGTCCATGTGTAAGGATGGGTGGTCCTAATTGGCGTTTCTCCTCTCGGATCTCAAGGACTTTCCTTGATCCTTCGTCTTTTCATGTTCATTGA